Proteins encoded by one window of Pseudomonas sp. PSKL.D1:
- a CDS encoding ABC transporter ATP-binding protein, with protein sequence MSMIQAHALNLSFGAGSTLNQVLHDVNLSVEDGESFGLVGESGSGKTTVLRCLAGQYRHWSGALSIAGVPLQHKIPKEHFRKVQMVFQDPYGSLHPRHTIDTALREPLIIHAMDERDDRINDILAKVGLNESFRYRYPHQLSGGQRQRVAIARALILQPRVLLLDEPTSALDVSVQAEILNLLADLREREKLTYLMVTHDLGVVSHLCDKVAVMQHGRIVERLDSQALSQDLACHDYTRMLVQASRDFSAELT encoded by the coding sequence ATGTCGATGATCCAAGCACACGCGCTGAACCTGAGTTTTGGCGCAGGCTCCACGCTCAACCAGGTGCTGCATGATGTGAACCTCAGCGTCGAGGACGGCGAGTCGTTCGGTTTGGTGGGTGAGTCGGGCTCCGGCAAAACCACCGTGCTGCGTTGCCTGGCCGGCCAGTACCGGCACTGGAGCGGGGCGCTGAGCATTGCCGGCGTGCCGCTGCAGCACAAAATCCCAAAGGAACATTTTCGCAAGGTGCAGATGGTGTTTCAGGACCCGTACGGCTCATTGCACCCGCGCCACACCATCGACACGGCCCTGCGCGAGCCGTTGATCATCCATGCCATGGACGAGCGTGACGACCGCATCAACGACATCCTGGCCAAGGTCGGTTTGAACGAGAGCTTCCGCTATCGCTACCCGCACCAGTTGTCCGGCGGGCAGCGCCAGCGGGTGGCGATTGCCCGGGCGTTGATCCTGCAGCCGCGGGTGTTGCTGCTGGACGAACCGACCTCGGCGCTGGATGTGTCGGTGCAGGCCGAGATCCTTAACCTGCTGGCAGATTTGCGTGAGCGCGAGAAACTCACCTACCTGATGGTCACGCACGATTTGGGCGTGGTCAGCCACCTGTGCGACAAGGTGGCGGTGATGCAGCACGGGCGGATCGTCGAGCGGCTGGACAGCCAGGCCCTGAGCCAGGACCTGGCCTGCCACGACTACACCCGCATGCTGGTGCAGGCCAGCCGCGACTTCAGTGCTGAATTGACCTGA
- a CDS encoding ABC transporter permease, translated as MIANMSSSDTGAKAQAAPMPASSLDALCQSSLKVLRHLLRNPLTLVGLLVATMLVVVAAFAPWIATHDPVAQNLANALQAPGAAHWFGTDEYGRDIFSRLVYGSRITLYIITLVTVIVGPIGLFIGTVSGYFGGIVDTVFMRITDIFISFPSLVLALAFIAALGPGLEHAVVAIALTSWPPIARLARAETLSLRKADFVVAVQLQGASPARIILRHIVPMCLSSVIIRLTMNMAGIILTAAALGFLGLGAQAPLPEWGAMISTGRRYMLECWWLVAVPGAAIMLVSLAFNLLGDGLRDILDPRSE; from the coding sequence ATGATTGCCAACATGTCTTCATCCGATACCGGCGCCAAGGCGCAGGCGGCCCCTATGCCAGCCTCCAGCCTCGACGCGTTGTGCCAAAGCAGCCTCAAGGTGCTGCGCCACCTGCTGCGCAACCCGCTGACCCTGGTGGGGTTGCTGGTGGCCACGATGCTGGTGGTGGTGGCGGCGTTCGCGCCGTGGATCGCCACCCACGACCCGGTGGCGCAAAACCTTGCCAACGCCTTGCAGGCGCCCGGCGCCGCGCACTGGTTCGGCACCGACGAGTACGGCCGCGACATCTTCAGCCGGCTGGTGTACGGCTCGCGCATCACGCTGTACATCATCACCCTGGTCACGGTGATCGTCGGCCCCATCGGGCTGTTCATCGGCACCGTGTCGGGTTACTTCGGCGGTATCGTCGATACCGTGTTCATGCGCATCACCGACATCTTCATCTCGTTCCCCAGCCTGGTGCTGGCGCTGGCCTTCATCGCCGCGCTCGGCCCTGGCCTGGAGCATGCCGTGGTGGCCATCGCGCTCACCTCCTGGCCGCCGATCGCCCGCCTGGCGCGAGCCGAAACGTTATCGCTGCGCAAGGCCGACTTTGTGGTGGCGGTGCAACTGCAAGGGGCGTCGCCTGCGCGCATCATCCTTCGCCACATCGTGCCCATGTGCCTGTCGTCGGTGATCATCCGCCTGACCATGAACATGGCCGGCATCATCCTCACCGCCGCCGCATTGGGCTTTCTCGGCCTGGGCGCCCAGGCGCCGTTGCCGGAGTGGGGGGCGATGATCTCCACCGGGCGGCGCTACATGCTCGAATGCTGGTGGCTGGTGGCGGTACCGGGTGCAGCGATCATGCTGGTGAGCCTGGCGTTCAACCTGCTGGGCGATGGCCTGCGGGACATTCTCGACCCACGTAGCGAATAA
- a CDS encoding ABC transporter permease, with product MLLSTASVFGTRVSGTARRASTVLVTLLGLLAMTFFIGRVMPLDPVLAVVGPDADSSTYEQVYRAMGLDKPLWAQFGLYLSDLLHGDFGNALLTGHPVLEDIKRVFPATIELATLAILFGIVIGLPLGVVAASNQGRVGDHVARVITLFGYSTPIFWVGMMGLLVFYAWLGWAGGAGRIDLAYDGMVDEVTGLLLIDTALARDWEAFASALRHIVLPALILGLNSVAYISRMTRSFMLEQLSQEYIITARVKGLSRRQVVWGHAFRNILVQLLTVVALAYGSLLEGAVLIETVFAWPGFGQYLTSSLMLGDMNAVMGCVLIIGLIFVALNLVSDALYKVFDPRTR from the coding sequence ATGTTGCTTTCAACTGCCTCTGTGTTCGGCACCCGGGTGTCCGGCACTGCCCGCCGGGCCAGCACGGTGCTGGTCACCCTGCTGGGCCTGCTGGCGATGACGTTTTTCATTGGCCGGGTGATGCCGCTGGACCCGGTGCTGGCCGTGGTCGGCCCTGATGCCGACAGCTCCACCTACGAACAGGTGTACCGGGCCATGGGCCTGGACAAACCGCTGTGGGCGCAGTTCGGCCTGTACCTCAGCGACCTGCTGCACGGCGACTTCGGCAACGCGCTGCTTACCGGCCACCCGGTGCTGGAAGACATCAAGCGCGTGTTCCCGGCCACCATCGAGCTGGCCACTCTGGCGATCCTGTTTGGCATCGTCATCGGCCTGCCGCTGGGCGTGGTCGCGGCCAGCAATCAGGGGCGGGTGGGCGACCATGTGGCGCGGGTGATCACGCTGTTCGGTTACTCCACGCCGATTTTCTGGGTGGGCATGATGGGCCTGCTGGTGTTCTACGCCTGGCTGGGTTGGGCGGGCGGGGCAGGGCGCATCGACCTGGCCTACGACGGCATGGTCGATGAGGTTACCGGCCTGCTGCTGATCGACACCGCGCTGGCCCGTGACTGGGAAGCCTTTGCCAGTGCCTTGCGCCATATCGTGTTGCCGGCGTTGATCCTGGGCTTGAACTCGGTGGCCTACATCAGCCGCATGACCCGCAGCTTCATGCTTGAACAGCTGTCGCAGGAATACATCATCACCGCCCGGGTAAAAGGCCTGTCGCGCCGCCAGGTGGTGTGGGGCCATGCGTTTCGCAACATCCTCGTGCAACTGCTCACCGTGGTGGCGCTGGCCTATGGCTCGCTGCTCGAAGGCGCGGTGCTGATCGAAACGGTGTTTGCCTGGCCGGGCTTTGGCCAGTACCTCACCAGCAGCCTGATGCTTGGTGACATGAACGCGGTGATGGGTTGCGTGCTGATCATCGGCCTGATCTTCGTTGCCCTCAACCTGGTCAGCGACGCGCTGTACAAAGTGTTCGACCCAAGGACCCGCTGA
- a CDS encoding ABC transporter ATP-binding protein produces MSAHKLNVDSLNVRFVNGKKVMHAVRDVSFTLGREKLAIVGESGSGKSTVGRSLLKLHPASAQITAKALNFGDVDLLGASEKAMQKIRGNRISMIMQDPKYSLNPVVKVGDQIAEAYLAHHKASRSEARERVLLMLEKVHIRDPQRVYNLYPHEVSGGMGQRIMIAMMVITNPEVIIADEPTSALDVSVRQQVLNVLEELVVEQQMGLVFVSHDLNLVRNYCDRVLVMYAGRVVESLAACDLHYAEHPYTRGLLAALPSMDNRRPRLPVLQRDPLWLTC; encoded by the coding sequence ATGTCGGCACACAAACTCAATGTCGATTCGCTTAACGTGCGCTTCGTCAATGGCAAGAAAGTGATGCACGCGGTGCGCGATGTGTCGTTCACCCTGGGGCGGGAAAAGCTGGCCATTGTGGGCGAATCCGGCTCGGGCAAGTCCACGGTCGGGCGCAGCTTGCTCAAGCTGCACCCGGCCAGCGCACAGATCACTGCCAAGGCCCTGAACTTTGGCGACGTGGACCTGCTCGGCGCCAGTGAAAAGGCCATGCAGAAAATCCGTGGCAACCGCATCTCGATGATCATGCAAGACCCGAAATACTCGCTCAACCCGGTGGTCAAGGTGGGCGACCAGATCGCCGAGGCGTACCTGGCGCACCACAAGGCCAGCCGCAGCGAAGCCCGCGAGCGGGTGTTGCTGATGCTGGAAAAGGTGCACATCCGCGACCCGCAGCGGGTGTACAACCTGTACCCGCACGAAGTCAGCGGCGGCATGGGCCAACGCATCATGATCGCCATGATGGTAATCACCAACCCGGAGGTGATCATTGCCGACGAGCCCACCTCGGCGCTGGATGTGTCGGTGCGCCAGCAAGTGCTGAACGTGCTGGAAGAGTTGGTGGTGGAGCAGCAGATGGGGCTGGTGTTCGTCAGCCACGACCTCAACCTGGTGCGCAACTACTGCGACCGGGTGTTGGTGATGTACGCCGGGCGGGTGGTCGAGTCGCTGGCCGCCTGCGACCTGCATTACGCCGAACACCCCTATACCCGTGGCCTGCTGGCGGCCTTGCCCAGCATGGACAACCGCCGCCCACGCCTGCCGGTGTTGCAACGCGACCCGCTGTGGCTCACCTGCTGA
- a CDS encoding glycoside hydrolase family 28 protein: MQCTNLLAGTLAMAVSLPLWALDAPVKPQIPTLAYDDQHIILVWQKPANHTNITDYHIYANGKLLGSSNTNNTQVSPAKPYIDQFYRQDTRQFHHRIAIHSFTAQGLKPNTEYRFTVRSVGRNGQESADSAVVVQRTTKVPALFDVKRYGAKGDGQTLDTAAIQHAIDACTTGCKVLLPPGTYKSGALYLKSNMTLEIAEGATLLGSDRPEDYPRDGYIQYPYSTTVRPASLINALPRDPHQHQHFENIRIVGKGIIDGNGWKRSADVLDERGQPLPVYLASDNTRYMQDGVLAKAQVERAVAEGMNVKDAYGQMRSSLITLRNVKNVFYGGFTVLNPAYHGIMNLETENVVLANTTHKTFDANNGDGIEFANSRGAMVFNNFFDTGDDCVNFAAGTGAQAVEQKPQEDAWIFNNYFRKGHGMVVAGSHTGAWIQNILAEDNVSDGTDAGLRMKSTNFMGGGARNVVFRDSAMRNTAKQAFIFTLDYNDPNAKLDYQKSTLAGQFRDVRVSDVTVENAGLAAIEVKGDSQHGAYHQGLAFERVRFSGPAKAKIDGLRDSRFDGVHFVETGGANPWQVALSDGLTFHDVEPAP, encoded by the coding sequence ATGCAATGTACAAACCTCCTGGCAGGCACCCTGGCCATGGCCGTCAGCCTGCCACTCTGGGCCCTCGACGCCCCGGTAAAACCCCAAATCCCCACCCTGGCCTACGACGACCAGCACATCATTCTGGTCTGGCAAAAACCCGCCAACCACACCAACATCACCGATTACCACATCTACGCCAACGGCAAACTGCTCGGCAGCAGCAACACCAACAACACCCAGGTCTCCCCAGCCAAGCCCTACATCGACCAGTTCTACCGCCAGGACACCCGCCAGTTCCACCACCGCATCGCCATCCACAGCTTCACCGCCCAAGGCCTGAAGCCAAACACCGAGTACCGCTTCACCGTGCGCTCGGTTGGCCGTAATGGCCAGGAGTCCGCCGACAGCGCCGTGGTGGTGCAACGTACCACCAAGGTGCCAGCGCTGTTCGATGTAAAACGCTACGGCGCCAAAGGCGACGGTCAAACCCTCGACACCGCCGCCATCCAGCACGCCATCGACGCCTGCACCACCGGTTGCAAGGTGCTGCTGCCACCCGGCACCTACAAAAGCGGTGCCCTGTACCTGAAAAGCAACATGACCCTGGAAATCGCCGAAGGCGCCACGCTGCTCGGCTCCGACCGCCCCGAGGATTACCCGCGCGACGGCTACATCCAGTACCCGTATTCCACCACCGTGCGGCCGGCCTCGCTGATCAACGCCTTGCCCCGCGACCCACACCAGCATCAGCATTTCGAGAACATCCGCATCGTCGGCAAGGGCATCATCGACGGCAATGGCTGGAAGCGCAGCGCCGACGTGCTTGATGAGCGCGGCCAGCCGTTGCCGGTGTATCTGGCCAGCGACAACACCCGCTACATGCAGGATGGCGTGCTGGCCAAGGCCCAGGTCGAGCGGGCGGTGGCCGAGGGCATGAACGTGAAGGACGCCTACGGCCAGATGCGTTCATCGTTGATCACCCTGCGCAACGTGAAGAACGTGTTCTACGGCGGCTTCACCGTGCTCAACCCGGCCTACCACGGCATCATGAACCTCGAAACCGAAAACGTGGTGCTGGCCAACACCACCCACAAAACCTTCGACGCCAACAACGGCGATGGCATCGAATTCGCCAACAGCCGGGGCGCGATGGTGTTCAACAACTTCTTCGACACCGGCGACGACTGCGTCAACTTCGCGGCGGGCACGGGCGCGCAGGCTGTCGAGCAGAAGCCCCAGGAAGATGCCTGGATCTTCAACAACTACTTCCGCAAGGGCCACGGCATGGTGGTGGCCGGCAGCCACACCGGGGCGTGGATCCAGAACATCCTGGCCGAAGACAACGTGTCCGATGGCACCGATGCCGGGCTGCGCATGAAAAGCACCAACTTCATGGGCGGCGGTGCCCGCAATGTGGTGTTCCGTGACTCGGCCATGCGCAACACGGCCAAGCAGGCGTTCATTTTTACCCTGGATTACAACGATCCCAACGCCAAGCTGGACTATCAGAAGTCAACGCTGGCGGGGCAGTTCCGCGATGTGCGGGTCAGTGATGTGACCGTGGAAAACGCCGGGTTGGCAGCCATCGAGGTGAAGGGCGACAGCCAGCACGGCGCCTATCACCAGGGGCTGGCCTTCGAGCGGGTGCGCTTCAGTGGGCCGGCCAAGGCGAAGATCGACGGCCTGCGCGATTCACGCTTCGACGGTGTGCACTTTGTCGAAACCGGCGGCGCCAACCCTTGGCAGGTGGCACTCAGCGACGGGCTGACGTTCCACGATGTCGAGCCCGCGCCGTAA
- a CDS encoding ABC transporter substrate-binding protein, translating into MNIAFPTLRLSLLGALLALGPMAPALAKTPADQLVVGMSMVNLFSIDPANAPGLDASGINANLYDTLVKRDNGNPEQHLPQLAERWQVSDDGKQVTFHLRSDVKFHSGNPLTAEDVAWSLYRVMKLNFGLATTWKAYGYTVDNIQGLIRATDAHTLVIDLPQPTDPLLLIDSLATSPSAVVVDRLQALKHEKNGDLGAAWLVTNEAGSGPYTLSKWSANDALIMTRFDGYWAGPAKMKRVLVRHMTESQSLRLMLERGDLDLAFGMAAPDIKAIEHAATLQVQPLQRGTMYYVAMSMKQPQFANQKVREAVRNLIDYQGIDQQVMPHYGVLNQQPMQLGLQARLPDPGYHLDVAKAKALLAEAGYPQGFTTTIRTLSEPPFIDIAARMQATLAEGGIKASIVTGTGNQVYGAMRARNFDMIVARGAERYPHPYFSLRTFAYNPDNSDAAGLPNFQGWRASFFDQQLNQLIDQAGVERDAGKRLGLYHQAQQRYDQQVGPIMMISQMTDTAVSAADIRGFSGDDAEATRYLGVYKQR; encoded by the coding sequence ATGAACATTGCATTCCCCACCTTGCGCCTGAGCCTGCTGGGCGCATTGCTGGCTTTAGGCCCAATGGCGCCGGCCCTGGCGAAGACGCCGGCCGACCAACTGGTGGTCGGCATGAGCATGGTCAACCTGTTTTCCATCGACCCTGCCAACGCCCCCGGCCTGGATGCCTCCGGCATCAATGCCAACCTGTACGACACGCTGGTCAAGCGCGACAACGGCAACCCGGAACAGCACCTGCCACAACTGGCCGAGCGCTGGCAGGTGAGCGACGACGGCAAGCAAGTTACCTTCCACCTGCGCAGCGATGTGAAGTTCCATTCCGGCAACCCGCTCACCGCTGAAGACGTGGCCTGGTCGCTGTACCGGGTGATGAAGCTCAACTTTGGCCTGGCCACCACCTGGAAGGCCTACGGCTACACCGTCGACAACATTCAGGGGCTGATCCGCGCCACCGATGCCCACACCCTGGTGATCGACCTGCCGCAGCCCACCGATCCCTTGCTGCTGATCGACTCGCTGGCGACCTCACCCAGCGCGGTGGTGGTCGACCGGCTGCAAGCGTTGAAGCACGAAAAGAACGGCGACCTGGGCGCTGCCTGGCTGGTCACCAACGAGGCGGGCAGCGGGCCGTACACCCTGAGCAAATGGAGCGCCAACGACGCCTTGATCATGACCCGCTTCGACGGCTACTGGGCAGGCCCGGCCAAGATGAAGCGGGTGCTGGTGCGGCACATGACCGAGTCGCAATCGCTGCGCCTGATGCTGGAGCGCGGCGACCTGGACCTGGCCTTTGGCATGGCCGCGCCCGACATCAAGGCCATCGAGCACGCGGCCACGTTGCAGGTGCAGCCCCTGCAACGCGGCACCATGTACTACGTGGCCATGAGCATGAAGCAGCCGCAGTTCGCCAACCAGAAAGTGCGCGAAGCGGTGCGCAACCTGATCGACTACCAGGGCATCGACCAACAGGTGATGCCGCATTACGGCGTGCTCAACCAGCAGCCCATGCAGCTGGGCTTGCAGGCGCGCCTGCCCGACCCGGGCTACCACCTCGACGTCGCCAAGGCCAAGGCGCTGCTGGCCGAAGCGGGCTACCCGCAAGGCTTCACCACCACCATCCGCACGCTGTCCGAACCGCCTTTCATCGACATCGCCGCCCGCATGCAGGCCACCCTGGCCGAAGGCGGGATCAAGGCCAGCATCGTCACCGGCACCGGCAACCAGGTGTACGGCGCCATGCGCGCACGCAACTTCGACATGATCGTGGCGCGGGGCGCCGAGCGTTACCCGCACCCGTACTTCAGCCTGCGCACCTTTGCCTACAACCCCGACAACAGCGACGCGGCGGGCCTGCCGAACTTCCAGGGCTGGCGCGCTTCGTTCTTCGACCAGCAGCTTAACCAGCTGATCGACCAGGCCGGGGTCGAGCGCGATGCGGGCAAGCGCCTGGGCCTGTACCACCAGGCGCAGCAGCGCTACGACCAGCAAGTGGGCCCGATCATGATGATTTCGCAAATGACCGACACCGCCGTTAGTGCGGCCGATATCCGGGGCTTCAGCGGCGATGACGCCGAAGCCACCCGTTACCTGGGCGTCTACAAGCAACGCTGA